The Chryseobacterium suipulveris genome window below encodes:
- a CDS encoding DUF2683 family protein encodes METVNITAQITDKSQMDALKAFLKALKIKFEIEKKEEKPYNPEFFQ; translated from the coding sequence ATGGAAACTGTAAATATCACCGCTCAGATTACCGATAAATCCCAGATGGATGCATTGAAGGCGTTTCTCAAAGCATTAAAGATTAAGTTTGAGATTGAAAAAAAAGAAGAAAAACCTTACAATCCAGAGTTTTTTCAATGA